TATAGAATCTCCTATAATCAGTTTCACCTAAACACGTGTTTTATCCTGGAAGTTACGGTATGTGGACAGACAAGTCACAGAGTTCCTGTCTAGTAGGctataatagaataataaagttggaagggaccttagagttaatctagaccagtgtttcccaaccttttttgagccgcgacacattattcacattttcaaaatcctggggaacattgagcgggggggaggggggctaaaaaaagtttggacaaaaaaaatatctctcttcctcccttttgctctatttctctctctctccctctttctctctctcccttccttcctctttctttccccctctctctccatccctctttgtttctcccttccttcctctcttttttgctctccttctctctccctccttccctccctctatgtctttccctcaccctccttccccctctctctcttgctttctctctctctctcttgctgtctttctctctttctctctccccctctctctccctctctctttctctctctccttgctatctctcgctttctctctctctcttttgctttctctctccccctctctctttctctctctccctctcttgctatctttctctctctttctctctctctctcttttgctttctctctctttctcccccccctctttccctatctctccctctcttgctatctctctctctcttttgcttactctctctttctttcccccctctctccttctctctctcttttgctttctctctctcttttgctttctctttctttctctcccccctctccctgtctctttctctctctccctctcttgctatctctttctctctcttgctatctctctctttctctccccctctctccccccctctctcttgctatctctttctctcttttgctttctctctctttctctctccctctctccctgtctctttctcgcggcacactggttgggaaacactgttctagacaatcttctgctcaggcaggaatccctacaccaattcagacaaatgttttaccatctcttcttaaaagcttccaatgctggagcattcacaaccttctggagggaagttgttctactgattaattgttctaactgtcaataaattactccttagttctaagttgcttcttcccttgattagtttccatgcattatttcttgtcctgccttcaggtcctttggaaaataggttgatttTCTCTTCTTTATAGACATTCCTTAAATATTGGAaaactactatcatgtcaccccatgGTAGCATCATGAGCTGCCTTTGTATTTAGTCTCGAAATTTAACTGATACAGAATCCAGCAACCAGCAGATGTCTGGACAAAAcggtttttatgtttatttattttatctatttaattggatttgtatgccgcccctctccaaggacttggggtggctcacagcatatacaagaaacaataataaacaatccaattaataatacattaaaaaacaatgctaaaaattctactttaaaaaacttccattaaccatTCATTCGACATTCttactaaaaaacattcattggtcaggggggaaattTAGAAACCtcaggcctggcagcaaatatgagttttgttgcatccttccgaaaaaaaattgctttagttttcatttttttccccccatagaGGTTCAAGGTGTAAATTCCTAACAGCCTTTCAATTCATCACAAGGTTAGGTGACAGGGAATCATAAATTTAGTATTTCATATTTCCCAACATGTCAGGCACTACATTTATTGGCTCTGGTCTTAGTCATAAGCAAAGATTTTCCTCCCATAACTTTCATTTAAAAAGGACTTTATTTCTTTACAAATATGTCATGGGGAATAAAAAGAAGATTCTGAGAAACTGTAATATATAGTTGAAAAGATCCGAATGACCACTAGGTGTAAACAAACAGAATTCTATATATCCATGCTATAAAACTAGAATTTGGATTTACGCAGATCAAATTTGGTAGTCTTATTTTAAACATTGAACCAAGAAAAACGGAAAGATCCCTTTCTCTTGAGAGCAGTCTTGCAATAAATATTGCTTTCATTGTGAGTAAATACTatattgtgaatgccccaacactggaagtttttaagtagttgttggataaccatctgtctgaagtagtgtagggtttcctgcctatgcagggggttggactggaagaccttcaaggccccttccaactttgtcgttattgttgttgttgttgttgtgaactgaccaatcacatcctggacacaaattgtttcaactcctaccctcaaaacgtcgctacagagcactgcacaccaagacaactagacaccagaacagtttcccccccaaaatctatcactctgctaaacaaataattccctcaacactgtcaattttttactaaatctgaacttctatttctactagtttttttctcatcattcctatcgtcctttcctcccacttaggactgtattactgaaacttgttgcttgtagcctaagatttttattaatattgattgtttcttcattgcttatttgacccctatgacaatcattagtgttgtaccacatgattcttgacaaatgtatctttttcttttgtgtacactgagagcataagtgccaagacaaattccttggccaataaagaatcctatcctaccctatccattattattattattattattattattattgttgttgttgttgttattattattattattattattttgagaaaAACTGTTCACAAGACAAACAATAACATAAATAAGAAAGCCTAATTGTAgccagaaaaagcacctttgagacaacgatgagctggatgactgagaatatctacagaataataaaataaatacctttaaaaacaaacaaacaaacaaacccattaTTTACATCGGTTTTATATTTTCAGGACAGAAATGACACCAGAGATTGCATGAAGCTACCTGATCATCTGGAACAATATTACCTTACCACCATGTACTCTCTTGAATTCCTCATTGGTTTCACTGGAAACGTCGTAGTTGGTTTGGGCTCACTTTTCTACTGGAAGACCTGGAAAAGTAGCAACATCTACCTGATCAACTTAATCCTGTCAGATTTATCTTTCATTTGCACACTCCCATGGTTAGTTTTAAGTTATTCCCAAAGAGCAGAGGAAAACAACTGGTGCAAATTTAACAGAATTATCCTGTTCTTTAATTTGTACACAAGCATTCTTTTCCTGACATTTATAAGTATTGACAGGTATCTGCTCATGAAGTTTCCCTTCAAAAATCACTTTCTGCAGAGGAAAACCACAGCTATTGCTTCCTCAGTAGCCATATGGATCTGGGTTATCTTGGAACTCTCTCCTGTCTTCTACTTCATCAGCTCTGAGAGTAACAGCAACAGTAGCCATTGTTTAGATTATGCAAGTTCAGGGGATGCACTCCACAGCCTGATCTACAGCCTAATTTTGACAGTTGCTGGGTATATAATCCCATTGTGCATCATGTGGTTTTTCTACATAAAGACTCGTTCTCTCCTTATAAACCACAGTTTGCAGTTCACCGCCGCTCTGCCCATTGAGAAGCCTCTCACGGTCATCATTACGGCTGTGAGCATCTTCTCCCTTCTCTTTGCTCCCTATCACATCATGCGCAATGTTAGGATTGCCTCCCGAGCCTCATTCTGGAAGCCTTCCAAATGCACAGAGAACCTGATAAAAGCTGCTTACACGATAACAAGGCCTATTGCCTTCTTGAACAGTGTAATTAATCCCATCTTTTATTTCTTAATGGGAGATCACTTCCGGGAGACACTTGTGATCAATGCAAGGTTTTCCTTAAAAAGAGTTCTACCTTGCTATAAATGAAGTTTCCATGAAGCTTTGGGACAGAGATGGCAATTGCTAGTTTATGGGATACAAAGACACAATTCTTACTAAGAATTTGACCACTGTGGATGAACTGGAATGGATTCTAAATGTGGACATCGAGTCCTGCTGTTTCCTTCAAGTCATTCATCCAAACTTGAAGTACTTTGGCACATGTTTGGATCTTGCTAGGTGGATAAAAGGCCAGATAGTATCTGAAGTTTAAAGTGACTTCCATCAGTTTTGTGTGACACATCCACAGCTTGCTTTTTTTGGAAAGACATATACTTGAAATGGTGTTCCGTACTATCTGAATTGCATTCAAGCTGGATTACTGGGTTATGTTGTATTGCATGTGGATTGCCTTTAAAAGGGAAGTTAAACTCGTGCCTAATATAACTGCCAGAGTTAACTAGAATGGTGGCATTTTAAAAATTCCTACCCAAGGAGACTGAGTCACAAGTGGGAGATTGTTGACTATAGACTATAGGAGAAATCCTTCAAATTTCTTTGAAATAAGAGAATTAAAGCAAATTCTCTTTCATCCAATTGAATTTTAAACattcacagaaaaaaaaacccaggaggcTGCCTCTACTGTGCACTAATTTAGCCTTCAAAACTCTAAATAAATTAGAATCAGTTATCTAAATAACTTTAATCAAATACCTCTAAATCAACTGATCTCCTTAGTATTTTTTTTGAGGATTGGACAAGCAATTATAAAAAAGAAGGATTTTTCTGTGATGCACAGAATTCAGGGACACTTTAAAGGCATGTTCCAGAAGTGCCATTACTGTAATTTTTTTATGTTAAGCAAATTACTTTTCATAATAGATTTGGGGTTCTTGGCACCATtttctgtttgtttatattttttatatgagCTTGCTTTATACATATCAGATGCCAGTGTTTGTTATTTTACCCTGAGCCTATGACTTTTCATTGATTGCATAGAAGAACAATCTAAATGTGAAAAtaggatattttatttataactttgcatatttgtatttatacacttatttttttatttattttcttaaataaatctTGTTGATTTATAAATCTTGTTCTTCAGTTCAGTAATACGTCATTTCAACAactgttttttgcttttgttagAAGTAGTTATCTGAAGATTTAAAATTAAGTTTTAACTCTGTATCTTTTTATaacttcctcttctccctcttacAGCCAAAATTAATATGCAGTGGTAGAGCTAATGTACTGGTAAATATCAGTGTTTCTTTCCCACCAAACTGCTTGCTTTTTCACtagatttcaatttttaaaattatttttatttttttaaaataatgaaaggacagtttatttatttatttatttattatttggatttgtatgccgcccctctccgaaaactcggggcggctcacaacaagtgaaaagacaatccaatacataatccaatttaattaaaatattataactttaagaaaaacccctatactaacatacacacacacaagcataccatatataaattcaaagtgcccaggggaagatgtttagtttccccatgcctgacggcaaaggtgggttttgaggagtttacggaaggcaggaagagtaggggcagttctgatctccggggggagttggttccagagagtcggtgccgccacagagaaggctctccccctggggcccgccaaccgacattgtttagttgacgggacccggaggaggcccactctgtgggacctaatcggtcgctgggattcgtgcgacagaaggcggtctcggagatattctggtccagtgccatgaagggctttaaaggtcataaccaacactttgaattgtgaccggaaactgatcggcagccaatgcagactgcggagtgatggtgaaacatgggcatacctgggtaggcccatgactgctctcgcagctgcattctgcacgatctgaagtttccgaacacttttcaaaggtagccccatgtagagagcattacagtagtcgaacctcgaggtgatgagggcatgagtgactgtgagcaatgagtcccggtccagatagggccgcaactggtgcaccaggcggacctgggcaaacgcccccctcgccacagctgaaagatggttctctaatgtgagctgtggatcgaggaggacgcccaagttgcggaccctctctgagggggtcagtaattcccccccccagggtaatggacggacagatgggattgtccttgggaggcaaaacccacagccactccgtcttatccgggttgagcttgagtctgttgacacccatccaggccccaacagcctccaggcaccggcacatcacttccaccgcttcgttgactgggcatggggtggagatgtaaagctgggtatcatcggcatattgatgatacctcaccccatgtccttggatgatctcacccagcggtttcatgtagatgttaaatagcaagggggagaggaccgacccctgaggtactccacaagggagagacctcggagtcgacctctgaccccccactaacaccgactgcgaccggccagagaggtaggaggagaaccactgaagcacagtgcctcccacccccaacccctccaaccggtgcagaaggataccatggtcgatggtatcgaaagccgctgagagatcgaggagcaccaggacagaggataaacccctgtcccgggcccgccagagatcatccatcaacgcgaccaaagcggtttccgtgctgtaaccgggcctgaagcccgactgctggggacctagataatcggcttcttccaaggaccgctggagctggagtgccaccaccttctcgacaaccttccccatgaagggaaggttgga
This genomic stretch from Erythrolamprus reginae isolate rEryReg1 chromosome 5, rEryReg1.hap1, whole genome shotgun sequence harbors:
- the SUCNR1 gene encoding succinate receptor 1 isoform X1; this encodes MDRNDTRDCMKLPDHLEQYYLTTMYSLEFLIGFTGNVVVGLGSLFYWKTWKSSNIYLINLILSDLSFICTLPWLVLSYSQRAEENNWCKFNRIILFFNLYTSILFLTFISIDRYLLMKFPFKNHFLQRKTTAIASSVAIWIWVILELSPVFYFISSESNSNSSHCLDYASSGDALHSLIYSLILTVAGYIIPLCIMWFFYIKTRSLLINHSLQFTAALPIEKPLTVIITAVSIFSLLFAPYHIMRNVRIASRASFWKPSKCTENLIKAAYTITRPIAFLNSVINPIFYFLMGDHFRETLVINARFSLKRVLPCYK
- the SUCNR1 gene encoding succinate receptor 1 isoform X2; this encodes MKLPDHLEQYYLTTMYSLEFLIGFTGNVVVGLGSLFYWKTWKSSNIYLINLILSDLSFICTLPWLVLSYSQRAEENNWCKFNRIILFFNLYTSILFLTFISIDRYLLMKFPFKNHFLQRKTTAIASSVAIWIWVILELSPVFYFISSESNSNSSHCLDYASSGDALHSLIYSLILTVAGYIIPLCIMWFFYIKTRSLLINHSLQFTAALPIEKPLTVIITAVSIFSLLFAPYHIMRNVRIASRASFWKPSKCTENLIKAAYTITRPIAFLNSVINPIFYFLMGDHFRETLVINARFSLKRVLPCYK